In Zonotrichia albicollis isolate bZonAlb1 chromosome 11, bZonAlb1.hap1, whole genome shotgun sequence, a single genomic region encodes these proteins:
- the ARID3B gene encoding AT-rich interactive domain-containing protein 3B → MKLQAVLEQLQKQQQQQQQQQQQHPAVPMECRERRREPQVPFPTPPPFPGRAPAVPPAVPAVAVPAAGRAPAAAGRHHEQSSGNSEEEEDEEEEEDEEEEDEEDGAELEDGPAVPGQESCSALPCFRAPKGAHGKGRAGCGASPAAGTQQGREEPGTEPAPRCAAPAGRPGWRLDEPLKQNGGGSWSDEGDGGRGREISRDFAKLYELDSDPERKEFLDDLFIFMQKRGTPINRIPIMAKQILDLYMLYKLVTEKGGLVEIINKKIWREITKGLNLPTSITSAAFTLRTQYMKYLYAYECEKKSLSSPAELQAAIDGNRREGRRPSYSSSLFSYSPSPPGPPSLLSPPKIRFPIIGVAPGSATSNPRVSPALRKGDGVPLTVSMPSRVAVPVTLGGQQASVAARTATLEQLRERLEAGEPPEKKVPRMTEEEQRLVQQALQRNLFSMARQLPMKIKINGKDKADSAAAAALNLSPNGIGSINMSVEINGTTYAGVLFAQKPVVQLLAGSGTQSSCSSSSSSSSSSSSSSHCSPSPTSSRGTPGAEPSTSWSL, encoded by the exons ATGAAGCTGCAGGccgtgctggagcagctgcagaaacagcaacagcagcagcaacagcagcagcaacaacatCCAGCGGTGCCCATGGAGTGCCGGGAGCGCCGCCGCGAGCCGCAGGTGCCCTTCCCCACCCCGCCGCCCTTCCCCGGCCGCGCCCCGGCAGTGCcgcccgctgtccccgctgtcgcTGTCCCCGCCGCGGGCAGAGCCCCCGCGGCAGCCGGCCGGCACCACGAGCAGAGCAGCGGCAActccgaggaggaggaggatgaggaggaggaggaggatgaagaggaggaggatgaagaagaCGGCGCTGAGCTGGAGGATGGCCCCGCGGTGCCCggccaggagagctgctccgCGCTGCCGTGTTTCCGCGCTCCCAAAGGCGCCCACGGCAAGGGCAGGGCGGGCTGCGGTGCCAGCCCCGCGGCGggcacccagcagggcagggaggagccGGGCACGGAGCCCGCCCCGCGCTGCGCTGCCCCCGCGGGCCGCCCCGGCTGGCGCCTGGACGAGCCGCTCAAACAG AACGGCGGCGGGAGCTGGAGCGACGAGGGCGACGGCGGCCGGGGAAGGGAAATCTCGCGAGACTTTGCCAAG CTGTACGAGCTGGACAGCGACCCTGAGAGGAAGGAGTTCCTGGATGATCTCTTCATCTTCATGCAGAAGAGGG gaactCCCATCAACAGGATCCCCATCATGGCCAAGCAGATCCTGGATCTCTACATGCTCTACAAGCTGGTGACAGAGAAGGGTGGGCTGGTGGAGATCATCAACAAGAAGATCTGGAGGGAAATCACCAAAGGCCTTAACCTGCCCACCTCCATCACCAGCGCCGCCTTCACCCTGCGCACACA GTACATGAAGTACCTCTATGCCTACGAGTGTGAGAAGAAGTCCCTGAGCTCCCCGGCCGAGCTCCAGGCCGCCATCGATGGCAACCGGCGTGAGGGCCGGCGGCCCAGCTACAGCTCCTCGCTGTTCAGCTACTCCCCATCCCCGCCGGGGCCTCCTTCCCTGCTGTCTCCCCCCAAAATCCGCTTCCCCATCATCGGCGTGGCACCGGGCAGCGCCACCAGCAACCCCCGCGTCTCACCGGCCCTCAGGAAAG GTGACGGCGTGCCGCTGACGGTGTCCATGCCGAGCCGCGTGGCCGTGCCGGTGACACTGGGTGGCCAGCAGGCCTCGGTGGCAGCCAGGACGGCCAcgctggagcagctgagggagaggCTGGAGGCGGGAGAGCCCCCGGAGAAGAAGGTGCCGCGCATGACGGAGGAGGAGCAGCGGCTGGTGCAGCAGGCCCTGCAGCGCAACCTGTTCAGCATGGCCCGGCAGCTCCCCATGAAGATCAAAATCAACGGGAAAG ACAAGGCCGactcggcggcggcggcggcgctgaACCTGTCCCCGAACGGCATCGGCAGCATCAACATGTCCGTGGAGATCAACGGCACCACCTACGCGG GGGTGCTGTTTGCCCAGAAGCCCGTGGTGCAGCTCCTGGCCGGCTCGGGCACGCAGAGCtcgtgcagcagcagctccagcagctccagcagcagctccagcagctcccactgctcccccagccctacCTCATCGCGGGGCACGCCCGGCGCAGAGCCCTCCACCAGCTGGTCCCTGTGA